The DNA window gagtagggcgggtcaagacttcgccatcctaggaaaaaaaatattgcaaccTTGCAACACAAGCTGTCAATTTCCGGCGCGGGAAAATCGTAAACAACCCTCTTGCTCCTTactacagccagcagctaacaGTGTGATTGCTAAGGACTAAAAATATAAAGTGCTCGTCTGCGAACGTTATAGCAACTTTTAATGGCGAAATAAGAAGCTAAAGTTACTAACAGTTACTAAAAACGTTGCGTTTATAACGTTAGCAAGCCATTGCGTTGCTGTAACATTAGCTTTCACCTAACACGTAACCCCAAAATATGTACGCGTTATTATAAAGATAGCTAAATTATACATTCTGTCAGGTAGTGGGAGTATTGACCTTACAGTCATTATGGATCGCTACAACGACGTGAAACTTCTGCTGAAGAGCTGGGAGCAGGGATTTGTCAAACAGCACCAGAGGAAACCCAACAAGgtgatttaaatgttaaatgatagCTGATAGTTAGCAGGCAGCAAAGACAGGGCAACGCATTGTTTTGAGTTAACGTTACTACAACGAGGTATTTTGTATTATTCTCGTGATCTCATTATAGTTCTGTTTATCCACAGGACGCACAACTTACTGCTACAGTTAGTTTTGCTGACAGgttgtttcccttttttcataaaagtttattattttcattttcaggaGGACATTGACCAAGCCCCAGAGGAGACCAGGAGTGAGTACAGACTATACATTTCACCACAGATAAACAGATTTGTCTCCTTGATCTTTATTTCTGGTCCATCTCTTGCATTAAAAATCTGTTCAGGGACACAGGAATGCAATATCGTATGTCTTCTTTCCAGATCTGTATAAAGAGTATCGCAGTCTGAAACTGGCTaaagagaacagcagcagcactgatgCAACCAGTAGATACACTGAACAGTCCAGATCTACAGCTGAGAATCACGCAGCACAGAAGGTACtgaagaaagtgtgtgtgcgcatacatatttttgtgtgtataaatgtgtttacagtgtaaatgtGACAGTGTATAAGCATAAACAGGTTACAAAACAAGCCCATGTATTTGTCTACTCTGTCTATTTAGGACGCTGATTGTTGGGGTGCCCATCTGAATCGCAGTACATTGCCGGTGTCTTCTCCCAAACTGACATCCCAGGACAGAGACAGTCTTAAGGCCTCAGCTCAGTACTATGGcctaaaacttaaaaacaacCTGGGTACTCTCAGTAAGGTGAGGCACATTTGGAAAAAATCAGCACACTCACtggggtgagagagagaagaattATACCCTTGAAAACAATCTGGGCTCTCTAACTGTTATAGGATAGAAGAATAGACAGTAGAACAGATTTCCTTAATTTTTGtactattattatcatatcCTGTTATTCAAGGAGAGACCTGTCTCATTGAAGAAGTCAGGCTTTCCTGGTCGGTTGCCTCTAAACTCCTTGAGAGATGGACAAAGTGGACAGACAAACAGCCCcgtcgctgctgctgctactgccagAACCACATCCACTGATCCTGAATCCAGCCCCTTCTCACCAAGGTAATGATGTTAGGTCCATATTATTAGTGCAATTGTCACTgatacatatgtatatacaaTTTATTTTGCTGATTATTCTGGTTATAATATCAGATACAACATCAGATAATTGAACCCTGTGGCAAATGGGAAATTCAAGTAGTTAATATagcagtttctttttcttttgtaatgacTTGTGCAGCCCAACCATATACtccatatttctttttatttcatactCTTTCACAACCCTCCAATAATTTTGCTTCAAGCCAGGTACCccttaaaaacatgtatttgaatACAAATGGCCATTCTACAaataaatcttttgtttttaagctcTCCTTTTAATTGTGCCTCTGTTTACAGAAGAGTGAAACCTTGTCTAGGATCTCTGGCTTCAAAGGAGCTCCATCCAGTGGAGCCTGAGGAACCGTTTCAACCATTTGAACCTGTCAGAGAGTCTTGCGAAGAACCTGTAAATGCtaccagtagtagtagtggcaATAATAATAGTACTAAGAGTAGTAATGGTGAAGTTATTAGTTCACAAAGTCAAAATGCTTCGAGTCTTGCTTCTCCATTCAGATCCTCTGCCCTgtttacatcactgtctcctcCGGGTAGTGTAGGAACCTCAAGAGAAGATGCAGGAGTCTCAGGGAAGTTAAATGACAGTATAAGAGCTTCAGAAGACATAAAAGGAAATGCCAAAACTGTAGGAACTTCACAGGGAGGCATTGGGGCTGCAGGTGTTGGCAGTTTGTCTGGCTTGAGAGGAAGCCCACAGCTTGTTGGAAGTTTcagaggaggagtgagaggAAGGCCCTCTCCTGCCAGCAGGCTGAGCTCTGTGGACAGGAGGTGGCTAGAGAGGTGTCAGGTGTTTGGAGAGATGGGGGCTGAAGAGAGGCCTGGAGCAGGAAACCAGGAGATAGAGCTGAcgaaaaaagagggagagagagcagagggaaaAGAAATTGAAGAAGAAAAGCAAGGAGGTGACAGAGGAGGGAAAGGAGCAATGgtagaagagggagagagaagtgGGAGATTAGGCATGGACAGAGATGAAAGCTTAGAGAGCATTACTAGTGACAGAAAAATCAGTAAAAGTGCACCGAAACATGGAAAAGGAGGGGAGGAAGTCAGAGAGATAAGGGAGGGAGACATTGAGATGGCAAGAGGACTGACACCACCTCAAACACCAGAAGCCGACAGTGCGAGTAATCCCAAATCCAAAGTTacaaagaagagagggaggaagaggcagagagagggagagaacatggagggagagatgacagaggaaggaggagtaaagaagaggcagagaaaaggcaaaaagaaaGAGGGGAGCTCTGACGTAAACCCCAGCCCAGctgaaggaggaggtggaggaggaggaaggaagaaaaggagaaccaagaaaaagggagaggaagagggtgagccagaagaagagaaagaaaccaAGGTACCAAAAAAGGTAAGGCAATTCATTCATATCCATCCTggatcatactgtatgttatagtTTTTGTGCGGATGCGTTAAGTACAACATTATTCCTGTCAAGGTCCCCCAAGAGAACTTGTTaggagaaatagaagaagaattTGGAGCTAAGAGAATGTCTTATACGCAGCCTGTCAGAGCCAGGTAAGATCATACATGTTCTCAGACTGCAAAGTGGTATTGAAGTGTCTCTTCTTTGTAGCCTGTGtacaaaaaaatcttaatttgaACTTTACAGAAGCATGAAAGGAGCAGAGGGTAACTTTGTGAAGATAAACCTGAAGAAGAAATCTCATGTCAAAGGATATGCACTAAGAGGGGTTGCTCTACGCAAACAGGTAAGTATGAGTGTGTGCCCGTGTGTATGTTTATGACTGAATGCAGGATTAGTCCAACATTCATTGCTGCTGGTGTTTAGGGAGGTTGtgttataataaaacattacaggtatatttgttatttcaaattaaacaaattctAAATATAAAATGCAGTTCTTGTTGGGGAATTCTCGTCCAAATCTGATAAACCAACTTTGTTTATTGCTATTGATATACTGGAAATAAGACAAGAGTGTCCTTACTATGTCTTTGTCCCAGGAATCTGAACCATGCATGCAATTTTGCATGATTCTTAAACACATAAAGCCAAATTTATCCAGAGTAACACAAATTGTctcctgtgtatgtgtttcagtTGTACATGCAGAAGTTCCAGCTGAAAGGGGAGCGTtttggtggaggtggtggatTTTTTGGCCGAGGCAGGGGTGGCTTCAGAGGGGGCTTCAGAGGGGGCTTCAGAGGGGGCCTCAATCGACAGGGGGATACCTGCTTCAAGTGTGGAGGGACTGGACACTGGGCCATTGAATGCAAAGGACGAGGTAACACAGGGtgacgtgcacacacacacacacataaggacTTATAATTTCCTTGCTTGTTAACAACAAATATAAGCTCCCGGGgtacattttagaaaatatcaCGTTCAAAACCGAACCCTTCAGGTCCAGAGTAGTAATGATCGTTCAGCATCACAAACTGCTCTGTAGAAACAAGCCAGCACAGGTTAGTGTCAAATGTCTTGAATTGTTGTGACTATTATTGAAATAATGAGACAAGAGCAAGGGTTTGCTTCCAcgtatttctttgtttttctactTCTCACTTAGTCATATTCTATTCATATTCTTCATCTTTAGCTATGTGGAGAAACTTCTCACAAAACTCTAAATGTCACCTCTGAATTATTGCTATTAATGAACACCAAAAACCTCTGACCTCCATTTCAcagcccctcctcctcctgtttctgAGGACCAACCTGTTGAGGAGGAACCGTTTGAACTACCCACCCTGGAGGAAGTTGCCAGGGCAACAGGAACGCTGCAACCCCAGCCGCTATGTAAGCCTGTTGAACTTACTGCCTGTTTAATGAGCATGTTGCaacaaaacatgagaaaaaatggctgcaaaaTCATGAAGCTTTAGTTGCAGTATGACAGatgcttgtgtgtttctttatcaTGTGTGTGAgttctgttgtgtctgtgtgttgcagCATCATCTCCCAGTATCAAAGACGAGCAGCGGGTccaggagaaggagggggaCAATAAAGACGAGGTGTTGCTGAATGTGATTCGCCCTGACTATGAACGCCCCGCTCCTCCACCACCCATGGAACCACTTTATCATCTCAAAGATGATGGAAAAGTTCAGGGTAAAAACACCTTGTGATATTACATTGAAAACCTGAATGATACTCGGTGAATAAAAGTAGTCATgcatttgactttttaaaaaaatgtgtatttctatATCACAACCATATGACTGTGAcgtatgtgtgtctgttcagCAACACCTGCCGAGGTGTTTGCAGCTCTGAAAGACCTCGGCTATCAGTCGTTCAGACCAGGACAGGAGGACGCCATCATGAGGATTCTGTCAGGTAAACACACGCAGCACAGTCTTGTActatatgtatttatatctgtatatgtatgtataatctctgtattcatgtttgttgtcatggcaCAAGTAGTACTGGTAAAATTATTGTGATTAggtctacctctctctctctgtctggtgTCTGCCCCGTGACCAACTTATGTTAGATAAGACCCACCTTCTTGATGGTTAGGAACAAATCAAAGACAAATGACAatgacttctctctctctctctctttaggtCTCTCTACCCTTGTGGTGTTGTCAACAGGGATGGGCAAATCATTGTGCTATCAGCTCCCAGCTTACCTTTACGCACAGCGATCAAACTGCATCACTTTAGTAATTTCACCTCTAGTTTCACTAATGGATGACCAGGTCCGcaccctctctcacacacaaatcaAGCAACAAGAAATATACTTTTTGAGAACAGTTAACAAATTCTGTTGTGAatgtcttgtttgtgtgtgtgcagctgtctGGCCTTCCAGCCAAGCTGAAAGCAGCCTGTATCCACTCCAACATGACgatgaaacagagagaagctgcGATAGAAAAGGTAACGCACACAGTAAAGAGTAGTAGGAAGCCATCAGGGTTGGATGAAATGCTTCAGTTCTGTGTGTAGATCACCAGCATCTTCCTGCATGTATGAGGGAATAAAAAATAACGAAATTTTAAATCTAGTATCAAAATGAATCCCTACAGGTCACATCATAATTCTCCTCCCCCTCATTTGTGTATGGATGTAATTTAAGAATCACAAATTGTTTCCAGAAATAGTTTAATGCTTCAATCCAGTCCTGCTACAACTAGGCggtattatttttttctgtaaactctagatttgttgttgttttttttttttcaacccaGAATGTGtgctttcctctctctgtttctacaGGTGAAGTCAGGTCAGGTGTGTTTGTTACTCCTCTCTCCAGAGGCTCTGGTTGGTGGCGGTGGTTCAGGTTCGGGTTGTCTGCCCTCTGCTCAGGAGCTCCCTCCTGTGGCCTTTGCCTGTATAGATGAAGCTCATTGTGTCTCAGAATGGTCACACAACTTCCGACCTTGCTACCTAAGGCTCTGTAAGGTGAGAAAATCTGAAGTCATAGTTGAAGTTTTCATAGCTTATTGCCTACTGATGATAACTGAAATCACTGTCGGCTGATCAGCAGCCAATCAGCCACAAAACAATGTTGTTGTGTATATACAAACAACTTGATGTATTTGTCTTTGTAGGTACTGAGGGAGCGTTTGGGAGTGCAGTGCTTACTGGGACTCACTGCTACGGCCACACTGTCCACGGCTCTGGACATCGCTCAACATCTGGGCATCAATGATCAGGACGGCATCGCAGTCAGATCTGCAGCAGTGCCTCCAAACCTGCAACTGTCTGTGTCCATGGACAGAGAGAAGGATCAGGTATGATGATtagtgtgtttctttgtgtcccTGGTAAACGATGAAATTAGACTGAGTGCAGGTTTGGAAGGAAGTGACTTATTGAAATTAATTcactcttgttttttctctgtctctcctgtctgtgtttttcaagGCCTTAGTAGCCTTGCTGAAAGGTGATCGTTTTGGTTGTCTGGACTCCATCATCGTCTACTGCACCAGAAGGGAGGAGACTGCTCGTGTGGCGGCATTGCTCAGGACCTGCCTGCAGGGAGTGCTGTTGAAAGAAAACCGCCAAATTAGTAACAGCAGCCAGATACAAAGCAACCCTGcaggacagagaaagaaagaactgGGTAAGGGTGGgatattttgtgtttctgattgatagaaaattagtttatttttcaccaaaatggaatgaaagaaacacagacataCCATATTTCAAGCTACAATGTGGTACGGAAAACTGTTTACATCACTTAACGGGcattttctcagtgttttcatCTCTTGTTTTCCCACCACCCTGTCTTTCTACATTCAGCAAGGAAGAAGATTCGTAAACCGCTGAAGTGGCAGGCCGAGTCGTACCATGCCGGCCTTTCAGGATCAGAACGCCGTCGGGTTCAGAACAACTTCATGTGCGGGGAGCTCAGAATCGTGGTGGCCACTGTGGCGTTTGGAATGGGCCTCGATAAATCTGACGTCCGTGGTATCATTCACTACAACATGCCCAAGGTGCGTAGTGGTCTAATTCCTCTGAAGCAGTCTCTCTTCATACTGGATTTATAAGAGCAATGAAATATTTTGGACTCTTATTGCAGCTCTGAGTGTCGGAGTGCAACTATCAAACAAAAGTGTGAtaacttttacaaaaaaatatgaaggaaatcaaaaacacttttaatatCTACTCGTCAGTATTTTAATATGTCAATATATCTTTTTTTGAGAGATTGTTTGGTATCTGTCTTTCAATGTGTGTCTATTACAGCCCAAGTCATATCTTTAACAGAATTTTCTTACttctaaatgttttttcagAGCTTTGAGAGCTATGTTCAGGAAATTGGGAGAGCAGGGAGAGACGGAGAACCGGCTCACTGTCACCTTTTCCTTGACCCTGAGGTAAGACTTGAACTGTCAATTTAGGAAGGAACTAACCTGACCCTAAACATTTAAGGGCTTACGACCCAAATCACTGGATTTGCAGTTGGATTTGTcatgttattttgctgtttattcCAGTCATGTACAATGATTTAGCATTTAAACTTTATGTCAAACATGTTATTGCATAATACAATTACGTTGGCTGTAGCTGATAAATGTCCTTTATAGTGCCTTGaatctttttttgtcttcttcatGCCTAAATATGTCACACTCACAACAGTACAACACACTAGAAATCtagtaatatataatattatgtaATAAAGGTACTGGTATTACTGGTAAAGgtactctttcttttttttttttttttcctcccacacCGGTACTCTTGACTGCTACATTTTCTTACTATGTGGTTCTCTGGTGGTCTGTTTCTTGGTGCTATCAcctgtacagtatgttacaaaTAAATTTGATGGCTATGTCTTTATGTGTAGGGCGGGGACCTCCATGAACTCCGACGTCACATCTACGCAGACACAGTAGACTACTACACAGTAAAGAGACTGGTCCAGAAAGTTTTCCCTCCGTGCAAATGTAAACAGATACACCAGAAACAACAGGAACTTGTTAAGGTAACTCTCCCTGTCAGTGTGGTTTAAATGCTGCTTCATAGACACCATGGTACTCTATAGACTAAAAACACAAGATATTAAATGTatgtatctgtctgtgtttggagGACATTGAGGACTCGGAGCTGTTGGAGATGATGGATGTGTGTGATCAGGAAAGCAGCCTGAACCCCTCCACTCAGCAGGACATGGTGCAGTCCACAGACTACAGTCACCATGCAGACATACCAAAACCTTCTGCTGCACAGGTATTTAAAAGGGAAAATGGTCTTGAATTTGAACTTATTCTTTACTCTTTTACCCAATAAAAATGGGACACTGAAGTGGATAAGAGAAAAATTCAGAATCCAAGAAATTGAAGTCTATGAACTATGTGTTGTTGATCATTTTTGTTGAGGACAACTTACAATATTATCTGTATAGGAAGTGAGTGTGTGACgtgactgtgtttttgttaaaaggTGGTGTCACATCCTGATTCAGAGGAGCCACTTCTCCAAGAAGATAAAGCTGAACAAaaggagaagcagcagcagcagcagcagcaggaggaggaggaggagaaaggagagaaggggGTTAAAGAAGAGGAGACGGATGGTTCAGTGAAACAACAGGATGTGGAGGTGATGGCAGCTGGTGATTGGCCGAGGGAGCAGGAAGTGGAGAGAAGCGATTGGCCCAGAGAGCGAGTGTGTCACACCCATGAAAGAGCGATTCCCATCCAGGAGACAGTAGAGGCTCTGGACATTACAGAGGAGGGTATGTGGAAACATACACAAGGATATGGACATGAAaccatgaatgaaaacaaaagtagaTACTATATGTTGCTGGGCAGATAGATATGTGAGTGGGAGAGTAGGTACACATACAAGACACCTGTGgagaatataaatacaaatcattaatgttattgaggtatttttctttttcttactggtatgtattttaaaaagaataaaaatatatttttttacatgatcCAGGAAGACAGATTTTCAGCCTGACCTGACTGAAGAAAATTGGTCCAGTCAAGTCCTGTGAGGCGGCAAtacacttatttattttttttaacagtacaTTTAGAATAGAggagttttgtgtgtttgaatgcaGTAAATCAAGTGAAAACGCAAAAGAACAGGCTGGAGCAGAACTGTTCTAGTCAGAGTTAGtccagtagtagtagtgtatAGATGTTCTCCGTGTTTATTGGAGGAaaatttgggaaaaaaacaaatacacactgaaacagaagaaacagttaaaacatacagaatGTACAAGAAAATCTGTAAACTTTCTACTTGGAGAGCAAAATAATATCATGTATGAATCcatttttcccccttttttctgtgtgtgtgtgtgtgtgtgtttcaggtgtagAAACGCTGCTCTGCTATCTGGAGCTGCATCCTCAGCGCTTTGTTGAACTTCTCCACTCCACCCTTTCTGTGTGTAAAGTCAGCTGCTACGATGGACCAAGACAGCTTaagaaactgacaaaaatgtatgaaatgactGTCTGTCCTCACTCGGGTACACTAGACTTAAAAAGCCACAGAAATGTACCAAACGTCACCATGTGTTTGTCTATATAAAGATATAGAACTGTTGAAGGACtagtgttcattttttttatatttaacttttattcttcCCCCACAGCTGCCCTCCGATTGCTGTGGTGCTTGCCAGAAGGCGGATGGCAGGCGAACGAGTGGAGACGTGTGATCAGGTGGAGTTTGATGTTGTCGAGGTAGCGGACACTATGGGCTGGCAGCTTCCTCTTGTGAAAAGAGGACTCAGACAGCTGCAGTGGAGCACTGAtagaggtatgtgtgtgtgtgtgtgtgtgtgacacaggtTAAATTTttagtattattatataaaCTGACTAAAAGTTGATTAATGACACTGAAACTATTGCtcataaatatttgtgtttcagCTGGCGGACGTAGTGGTGTCCTTGTCGAATTCTCCTCCCCGTCTTTCTACTTTCGTTCCTATGGCGACCTAAGTGATGAGGAGATGGACAAAGTGTGTCAGTTCCTCCATAATCGAGTGCAGGACCAAGAGAGAACGCAACTCTACCAGCTGACCGCCTGCTTCAAGGCCTTCAAAAGGTGCACTCACATTTTCACCCTCTATTGAAATGTGTCACACATTTCCAGTGCAGctgacaaatgtttttgttcacaCTGCTGAAAGGTAGGTTGGAAGagtgttttcagatgttttttaatgGGAAGTTATTGTTTCTATTGGTTTCAGAATGTTGCACtttattttatactgtgtgATTGACATTGCCTtaacaaatatgaatattgtaGGACTCGAATTGAGCAGTgagtttttttctgtacattttaaagGTTGTTATGAAATATCTGATTCTCCCATTATTAAAACTGCCCACATTGTCGGCATTATCACCAGTAGAGACTCTGCAGAAAATCAATAGTTGACCAGTAAGAATAAGCTTTAGAGATTTGACTCAGTCGTAAGCATGTGTGTTGACTAATCCTTTTTATATTCCTGTTTATGTCTCTGCTCTTTGTATGTGcaaccgtgtgtgtgtgctactgTATCCTCTGCCCGTTTGTATACTTGTATACTTtactttgtgttcattttatactgtatgtttttaactttgtgtgtgttgtgttgtgttgcagtgTTGCGTTCCGAAGTGTATTGTCCTGTGTAGATGATCTGGATGAGAGTCGCAGTCTGCAGCTGAAAAACCTTCTCTCTGAGTACTTTGACAAGAGGCGAGACCGAGATCACGCGCTCAAACCAGTGGACACCGAGGAGCTTGACAAATTTAAGGTAAAACACACAGGATGATTATCAGAGTTTTAACTGAATGTGTGAACTGAATGTGaagttaatgtgtgtttttg is part of the Thunnus albacares chromosome 19, fThuAlb1.1, whole genome shotgun sequence genome and encodes:
- the recql4 gene encoding ATP-dependent DNA helicase Q4, producing MDRYNDVKLLLKSWEQGFVKQHQRKPNKEDIDQAPEETRNLYKEYRSLKLAKENSSSTDATSRYTEQSRSTAENHAAQKDADCWGAHLNRSTLPVSSPKLTSQDRDSLKASAQYYGLKLKNNLGTLSKERPVSLKKSGFPGRLPLNSLRDGQSGQTNSPVAAAATARTTSTDPESSPFSPRRVKPCLGSLASKELHPVEPEEPFQPFEPVRESCEEPVNATSSSSGNNNSTKSSNGEVISSQSQNASSLASPFRSSALFTSLSPPGSVGTSREDAGVSGKLNDSIRASEDIKGNAKTVGTSQGGIGAAGVGSLSGLRGSPQLVGSFRGGVRGRPSPASRLSSVDRRWLERCQVFGEMGAEERPGAGNQEIELTKKEGERAEGKEIEEEKQGGDRGGKGAMVEEGERSGRLGMDRDESLESITSDRKISKSAPKHGKGGEEVREIREGDIEMARGLTPPQTPEADSASNPKSKVTKKRGRKRQREGENMEGEMTEEGGVKKRQRKGKKKEGSSDVNPSPAEGGGGGGGRKKRRTKKKGEEEGEPEEEKETKVPKKVPQENLLGEIEEEFGAKRMSYTQPVRARSMKGAEGNFVKINLKKKSHVKGYALRGVALRKQLYMQKFQLKGERFGGGGGFFGRGRGGFRGGFRGGFRGGLNRQGDTCFKCGGTGHWAIECKGRAPPPPVSEDQPVEEEPFELPTLEEVARATGTLQPQPLSSSPSIKDEQRVQEKEGDNKDEVLLNVIRPDYERPAPPPPMEPLYHLKDDGKVQATPAEVFAALKDLGYQSFRPGQEDAIMRILSGLSTLVVLSTGMGKSLCYQLPAYLYAQRSNCITLVISPLVSLMDDQLSGLPAKLKAACIHSNMTMKQREAAIEKVKSGQVCLLLLSPEALVGGGGSGSGCLPSAQELPPVAFACIDEAHCVSEWSHNFRPCYLRLCKVLRERLGVQCLLGLTATATLSTALDIAQHLGINDQDGIAVRSAAVPPNLQLSVSMDREKDQALVALLKGDRFGCLDSIIVYCTRREETARVAALLRTCLQGVLLKENRQISNSSQIQSNPAGQRKKELARKKIRKPLKWQAESYHAGLSGSERRRVQNNFMCGELRIVVATVAFGMGLDKSDVRGIIHYNMPKSFESYVQEIGRAGRDGEPAHCHLFLDPEGGDLHELRRHIYADTVDYYTVKRLVQKVFPPCKCKQIHQKQQELVKDIEDSELLEMMDVCDQESSLNPSTQQDMVQSTDYSHHADIPKPSAAQVVSHPDSEEPLLQEDKAEQKEKQQQQQQQEEEEEKGEKGVKEEETDGSVKQQDVEVMAAGDWPREQEVERSDWPRERVCHTHERAIPIQETVEALDITEEGVETLLCYLELHPQRFVELLHSTLSVCKVSCYDGPRQLKKLTKICPPIAVVLARRRMAGERVETCDQVEFDVVEVADTMGWQLPLVKRGLRQLQWSTDRAGGRSGVLVEFSSPSFYFRSYGDLSDEEMDKVCQFLHNRVQDQERTQLYQLTACFKAFKSVAFRSVLSCVDDLDESRSLQLKNLLSEYFDKRRDRDHALKPVDTEELDKFKLLDWENQIRADIRSFLSNRSDEKFSGRAVARILHGIGSPCYPAQTYGKDRRYWRKYIQFDFNQLIRLATQEIIHFK